The proteins below are encoded in one region of Haladaptatus sp. R4:
- a CDS encoding cation:proton antiporter encodes MADVLLVEVGIALTAIAVAGAVANRISLSVIPAYIVVGILIGPHEPTSLGGISLQLVQNREVIDLLSELGIVFLLFFLGLEFSIDQLLGARTEIGKIGFVDFAVNFGLGLALGVLFGWSPLETLFLAGIIYISSSAVITKSLLENGWIANPESGPILGTLVFEDILIAIYLAVLSAVAFGGGSITSAIVSIGTAFGFLAVLTAVAWYGTGVVERLFSTESDEQFLLRILGVTVLIAGFALVSGVSEAVAAFFVGTAFSQTGHVERIERVVSPARDLFAAVFFLSIGLTTDVTLLRDVLGLLLAAIALSVLGKILSGVVSGRTYGLSPTRSVRVGLGMVPRGEFSLIIATLAGGVGGVAFQSVLPAFTVGYVLFMSIIGTVLIQHADRVTGVLVPLVARLSKGADT; translated from the coding sequence TGACGGCAATCGCCGTCGCGGGCGCAGTGGCCAATCGGATCAGTCTCTCCGTGATTCCGGCGTACATCGTCGTCGGCATTCTCATCGGACCACACGAACCGACCTCTCTCGGAGGAATCTCCCTCCAACTCGTCCAGAATCGGGAAGTCATCGACCTGCTCTCGGAACTCGGTATCGTCTTCCTCCTGTTTTTCCTGGGATTGGAGTTCAGCATCGACCAGTTGCTCGGTGCACGAACTGAAATCGGGAAGATCGGTTTCGTGGATTTCGCCGTCAACTTCGGTCTCGGACTGGCGCTCGGCGTCCTGTTCGGTTGGTCGCCCCTCGAAACGCTGTTCCTCGCGGGTATCATCTACATCTCGTCGAGCGCCGTCATCACGAAATCGTTGCTCGAAAACGGCTGGATCGCGAACCCGGAAAGCGGTCCAATTTTGGGGACTCTCGTCTTCGAGGACATCCTGATCGCGATCTATCTCGCGGTTCTGTCCGCAGTCGCCTTCGGCGGCGGGAGTATCACGAGCGCCATCGTTTCCATCGGAACTGCGTTCGGTTTTCTCGCCGTACTGACGGCCGTCGCGTGGTATGGGACGGGAGTCGTCGAACGGCTATTCTCGACCGAGTCGGACGAACAGTTCCTCTTGCGGATACTCGGGGTGACGGTGCTCATCGCGGGCTTCGCCCTCGTGAGCGGCGTCAGCGAAGCCGTCGCCGCGTTCTTCGTCGGAACGGCGTTCAGCCAGACGGGACACGTGGAACGAATCGAGCGAGTCGTCTCTCCCGCACGCGACCTCTTCGCCGCGGTGTTCTTCCTGTCCATCGGATTGACGACGGACGTCACGCTCCTTCGGGACGTCCTCGGACTGTTGCTGGCCGCCATCGCACTTTCAGTCCTCGGCAAGATTCTCAGCGGTGTGGTTTCGGGACGAACCTACGGACTCTCGCCGACGCGTTCGGTTCGAGTTGGCTTGGGGATGGTTCCGAGAGGGGAGTTTTCTCTGATTATCGCAACGCTCGCGGGCGGTGTGGGCGGTGTCGCGTTCCAGTCCGTGCTTCCCGCGTTCACCGTCGGCTACGTGCTGTTCATGAGCATCATCGGAACCGTGCTGATTCAGCATGCGGACCGGGTCACCGGGGTACTGGTTCCGCTCGTCGCCCGCCTCTCGAAAGGTGCCGATACGTGA
- a CDS encoding lysylphosphatidylglycerol synthase transmembrane domain-containing protein: MDRSLVRRILFGFLLTVPVFALLFWFVDIDPVLAALEQARRTVLGLVLLTTIGWLFAWSQSLRTVLRTLDVSVSVPWSFFLFSGATFSNNVTPFGQAGGEPITAYLISRTSGTRYETGLAAIASVDTLNFVPSFVFATVGISYYAIVLTLSSRLKFAAVLLGGIGVVLVGGGYYLWTSRATAERRISAGAASLLDRVAGYVPRFSAPSQESIRERIAHFVGTIEQVAASPTRLAIALGFSGAGWLFQAGALWLAFYAIGTSVSFSVVLFAIPISAIAGVTPLPGGAGGIETVLVALLASATSVESAIVVAAVVIFRGLIYWVPTLIGGSVLAALTAKRAA, from the coding sequence ATGGATCGTTCACTCGTGCGGAGAATCCTCTTCGGATTTCTTCTGACCGTTCCTGTCTTCGCGCTCTTGTTCTGGTTCGTCGACATCGACCCCGTTCTCGCGGCGCTCGAACAGGCACGGCGAACGGTTCTCGGACTGGTGTTGTTGACGACGATTGGCTGGTTGTTCGCGTGGAGTCAATCGCTCCGAACCGTGCTCCGAACGTTGGACGTTTCGGTGTCCGTCCCGTGGTCGTTCTTCCTGTTCTCGGGCGCGACGTTCTCGAACAACGTGACGCCGTTCGGCCAAGCGGGCGGTGAGCCGATCACGGCCTACCTCATCTCACGGACGTCCGGGACCAGATACGAAACCGGGTTGGCGGCGATCGCCAGCGTCGATACCCTCAACTTCGTCCCCTCGTTCGTGTTCGCAACGGTCGGGATCAGCTACTACGCCATCGTACTGACGCTCTCGTCGCGTCTGAAGTTCGCGGCCGTCCTCCTCGGCGGAATCGGCGTCGTTCTCGTCGGCGGGGGGTACTATCTGTGGACTTCCAGAGCGACCGCCGAGCGACGGATTTCGGCCGGGGCCGCTAGCCTCCTCGACCGCGTCGCGGGTTACGTCCCCCGCTTTTCAGCCCCCAGTCAGGAGTCGATTCGGGAGCGAATCGCCCACTTCGTCGGCACTATCGAACAGGTCGCCGCGAGTCCGACACGACTCGCCATCGCGCTCGGGTTTTCCGGTGCCGGGTGGCTGTTTCAGGCGGGTGCGTTGTGGCTGGCGTTTTACGCGATCGGTACGAGCGTCTCCTTCTCCGTCGTGCTGTTCGCGATTCCCATTAGCGCCATTGCTGGCGTGACTCCGCTCCCCGGTGGTGCAGGGGGAATCGAAACGGTTCTCGTCGCGCTCCTCGCTTCAGCGACGAGCGTCGAGTCGGCGATCGTCGTCGCGGCGGTCGTCATTTTCCGCGGACTGATCTACTGGGTTCCAACCCTCATCGGGGGGAGCGTGCTCGCGGCGCTTACGGCAAAACGGGCCGCGTGA
- a CDS encoding helix-turn-helix domain-containing protein — MSFIVEIEVPTDSFPLGELVQQYPEARIELDQLVPSEDRLLPFFWIRNVNPDEIDEIELGAPSLESIIVLDDTGEALLCRAVWNRTRPGFHDIFMNEQMTLLRGSGSSDGWYFQFRFTHHAAANQLREDLTTREIPFEVIRVYSVREMRERQYDLTSDQYEALVATHQAGFFETPRRATLAEVACTLDISPQALSTRYRRGLNSLLDTTLYKLDEDQPS, encoded by the coding sequence ATGAGCTTTATCGTCGAAATCGAAGTCCCCACCGATTCGTTTCCACTGGGGGAACTCGTTCAGCAGTATCCGGAGGCACGTATCGAACTCGACCAACTGGTTCCCAGTGAGGATAGACTACTTCCGTTTTTCTGGATTCGGAACGTGAACCCGGACGAAATCGACGAGATAGAACTCGGGGCGCCGTCACTCGAATCGATCATCGTTCTAGACGACACCGGCGAAGCGCTACTCTGCCGAGCGGTCTGGAACAGAACGCGACCGGGATTCCATGATATCTTCATGAACGAGCAGATGACGCTTCTCCGAGGGAGCGGGTCATCGGATGGGTGGTATTTCCAGTTTCGGTTTACTCACCACGCCGCCGCGAACCAGTTACGCGAAGACCTTACGACGCGCGAGATTCCCTTCGAGGTCATTCGTGTCTATTCGGTACGGGAGATGCGGGAACGACAGTACGACCTCACCTCCGACCAGTACGAAGCGCTAGTTGCAACACATCAGGCGGGGTTCTTCGAGACGCCACGTCGAGCGACGTTGGCGGAAGTCGCATGCACCCTCGACATCTCACCACAAGCACTGTCAACTCGATATCGACGTGGATTGAACTCGCTACTCGATACGACGCTCTACAAACTCGACGAGGACCAGCCCTCATAA
- a CDS encoding HalOD1 output domain-containing protein has product MKEPSNPENVSQYGSRLGGDSPPRPSEAVIEAVAAVEEIQPWDLEPPLYDTLDPDALDSLLTGVSARSRLEFDYHGYTVVIEDGGTVVIE; this is encoded by the coding sequence GTGAAAGAACCATCGAATCCGGAAAACGTCAGCCAGTACGGTTCCCGTCTCGGGGGAGATTCTCCGCCTCGTCCCTCCGAGGCCGTCATCGAAGCGGTTGCAGCGGTCGAAGAAATCCAACCGTGGGACCTCGAACCGCCGTTGTACGACACGCTCGACCCGGACGCGCTCGATTCGTTACTAACCGGCGTTTCGGCGCGGTCTCGACTCGAATTCGACTATCACGGGTACACCGTCGTCATCGAAGATGGCGGCACCGTGGTCATCGAGTAA
- a CDS encoding pyridoxamine 5'-phosphate oxidase family protein, with the protein MADVLPDEAETLLSEVSVMAHLATCSDDRPHVAPVWYHYEDGIVSILTSGRKLANIRTNPRVALSIQKDTAGDAEWKVTMQGTAAVVEDEEEVMKAAERINPRYGADTDAYPENTLVRIEVGSGTFTRY; encoded by the coding sequence ATGGCAGACGTACTCCCCGACGAAGCCGAGACGCTCCTCTCGGAGGTGTCCGTGATGGCCCACCTCGCGACGTGTTCGGACGACCGACCGCACGTCGCACCCGTCTGGTACCACTACGAGGACGGGATCGTTTCGATCCTCACGAGCGGGCGCAAGCTAGCGAACATCCGAACGAACCCGCGCGTCGCGCTCTCGATCCAGAAGGACACCGCCGGGGATGCCGAGTGGAAGGTCACGATGCAAGGGACGGCCGCGGTGGTCGAGGACGAGGAGGAAGTGATGAAAGCCGCCGAACGGATCAATCCGCGATACGGCGCCGATACGGACGCCTACCCGGAGAACACGCTCGTGCGAATCGAGGTCGGGTCCGGGACGTTCACCCGCTACTGA
- a CDS encoding amidohydrolase family protein, which yields MRTIAVEEHFVASGFAEKGAGDDPGEGDTSETSLTNRLGNLGEGRVAAMDDGGIDVQVISETQLHGVELTTEEWTTLAEAANDELADAVAAHPNRFAGFATLPMATPEKAADELERTVSGHGFVGAMINGTTDGQFLDHPRFVPVLERAAELDVPLYIHPGFPPETVEKQYYEGFGPEVDFSLATTSWGWHAEAGLHALRLIASGVFDRLPDLKIVLGHMGEMIPFMLDRIDEWLSPLTTELEHDVPHYFREHFWLTTSGMFSRIPFRAALAAVGADNVMFAVDYPYSSNEQGRRFIENVDASPTDLEKITHRNAERLFGLSED from the coding sequence ATGCGAACCATCGCGGTCGAAGAACACTTCGTCGCAAGCGGTTTCGCCGAGAAAGGGGCAGGCGACGACCCCGGAGAGGGGGACACATCGGAGACGTCGCTGACGAACCGACTCGGGAATCTCGGCGAAGGGCGCGTGGCGGCGATGGATGACGGGGGTATCGACGTGCAAGTCATCTCGGAAACGCAGTTGCACGGCGTGGAGTTGACGACGGAGGAGTGGACCACGCTCGCCGAGGCGGCAAACGATGAACTCGCGGACGCGGTCGCCGCCCATCCCAACCGATTCGCCGGGTTCGCCACGTTGCCGATGGCAACTCCCGAGAAAGCGGCCGACGAACTCGAACGGACCGTCTCGGGGCACGGGTTCGTCGGCGCGATGATCAACGGGACGACCGATGGCCAGTTCCTCGACCATCCGCGGTTCGTGCCGGTACTCGAACGGGCCGCGGAACTCGACGTGCCGCTCTACATCCACCCCGGGTTTCCGCCCGAGACGGTCGAAAAGCAATACTACGAGGGGTTCGGCCCGGAGGTCGACTTCTCGCTCGCCACCACAAGTTGGGGGTGGCACGCCGAGGCGGGACTCCACGCGTTGCGGTTGATCGCGTCGGGCGTTTTCGACCGCCTTCCCGACTTGAAAATCGTTCTCGGCCACATGGGCGAGATGATTCCGTTCATGCTCGACCGAATCGACGAGTGGCTCAGTCCGCTGACCACCGAATTGGAACACGACGTCCCGCACTACTTCCGCGAACACTTCTGGCTCACCACGAGCGGGATGTTCAGCCGAATACCGTTCAGGGCGGCGCTTGCGGCCGTCGGAGCCGACAACGTCATGTTCGCCGTGGACTACCCGTACAGCTCCAACGAGCAGGGTCGCCGGTTCATCGAGAACGTGGACGCCTCACCTACGGACCTCGAAAAGATCACACACCGCAACGCGGAACGGCTTTTCGGGCTGTCCGAGGACTGA
- a CDS encoding intradiol ring-cleavage dioxygenase has translation MDDDDEPVGRLLTRRQAIALGGAPALAFLAGCSTSSDSSGSTETNGSSGTVTATPMSTTDSDYPATGTMTSTTVTTGDGTTACVAMTELTEGPYYVDENLRRSDIRSDTGTGNQQDGIRLDLDFTVHDLSDDTCEPLENAIVDVWHANVDGVYSDVQAQGTVGKDFLRGIQSTDENGGASFTTIYPGWYPGRAVHIHFKIRSSEDATDAYEFTSQLFFDDDLTDTVYTKEPYSERDERDTRNADDNIFQQGNASRLLLDVTKTDSGYSGTLDVALYKDEEVNEDDSASGSQGGRTPPNGSAPPNGSAPPNGSAPPNGSAPPNGTVANETTTDG, from the coding sequence ATGGACGACGACGATGAACCGGTCGGTCGGTTACTCACTCGTAGACAGGCCATCGCACTCGGTGGTGCCCCCGCGCTGGCGTTTCTCGCCGGCTGTTCGACGTCGAGCGATTCGAGCGGGAGTACGGAAACGAACGGTTCGTCCGGGACGGTGACCGCTACCCCGATGTCGACGACGGATTCGGACTACCCGGCGACGGGTACCATGACGAGCACCACCGTCACGACGGGCGACGGAACGACCGCGTGCGTCGCCATGACGGAACTGACCGAGGGACCGTACTACGTCGACGAGAACCTCCGTCGCTCCGACATCCGGTCGGACACAGGGACGGGCAATCAGCAGGATGGAATCCGTCTCGATCTCGACTTCACGGTGCACGACCTGTCGGATGACACCTGCGAACCGCTCGAAAATGCCATCGTCGACGTCTGGCACGCGAACGTCGACGGGGTGTACTCCGATGTCCAAGCGCAGGGAACCGTGGGCAAGGACTTCCTTCGCGGGATTCAGAGCACGGACGAGAACGGCGGAGCGTCGTTCACGACCATCTACCCCGGTTGGTATCCGGGTCGGGCGGTTCACATCCACTTCAAGATTCGCTCGTCCGAGGACGCGACCGACGCCTACGAGTTCACGTCGCAGTTGTTCTTCGACGACGACCTCACCGACACGGTGTACACGAAAGAGCCGTACTCGGAACGCGACGAGCGCGACACGCGCAACGCCGACGACAACATCTTCCAACAGGGGAACGCTTCACGACTCCTGCTCGACGTCACGAAGACCGATTCGGGATACTCCGGAACGCTCGACGTCGCACTGTACAAGGACGAGGAGGTGAACGAGGACGACTCGGCGTCCGGTTCACAGGGAGGGCGCACTCCGCCGAACGGTTCCGCTCCACCGAACGGGTCGGCCCCGCCCAACGGGTCGGCACCGCCGAACGGTTCCGCTCCACCGAACGGGACGGTGGCGAACGAGACGACCACGGACGGATAG
- a CDS encoding ion transporter → MGSRESPRAPSDFRDRVQFYLVDHRTPLGKAIDVWLLVLNLLFVGVFVAQTYSLSATAEAWLWRLEVGIAFVFVVEYVLRLYGARNRLAEFTNPYTMVDLLSVLPTLAVLFLPASVVLVNIGFLRAIRVVRVLRFYRFTEDDEFFFGTVSVGTLRTMKLLLTVLVIFFVSAGLFFSVEYRTNPAVNNFGDAFYYTVVTLTTVGFGDIIPTTWMGRWVTVAGVLTAIILVPWQAGKIVREWTHRGKVNVTCPQCGLAYHDRDASHCKACGHVIYQEYDSRQ, encoded by the coding sequence ATGGGCAGTCGCGAATCGCCACGAGCACCATCCGATTTTCGTGATCGGGTGCAGTTTTATCTCGTCGATCACCGAACGCCGCTCGGGAAGGCGATCGACGTCTGGTTACTGGTATTGAACCTGCTGTTCGTCGGCGTCTTCGTCGCACAAACCTACTCCCTTTCGGCGACGGCGGAGGCGTGGCTGTGGCGACTGGAGGTCGGCATCGCGTTCGTGTTCGTGGTCGAATACGTGCTCAGGCTGTACGGCGCTCGGAACCGCCTCGCGGAGTTCACGAACCCGTACACGATGGTCGATCTGCTGTCGGTGCTCCCGACGCTGGCGGTGTTGTTCCTGCCCGCCTCGGTCGTCCTCGTCAATATCGGGTTCCTCCGGGCCATTCGAGTCGTCCGGGTACTTCGATTCTACCGATTTACGGAGGACGACGAGTTCTTCTTCGGCACCGTGTCGGTCGGCACCCTTCGAACCATGAAACTCCTGTTGACGGTGCTGGTCATCTTCTTCGTCTCAGCGGGCCTGTTCTTCAGCGTCGAGTACCGGACGAACCCCGCCGTGAACAACTTCGGTGACGCGTTCTACTACACGGTCGTAACCCTCACAACCGTCGGGTTCGGCGACATCATTCCGACCACCTGGATGGGCCGATGGGTGACGGTAGCCGGAGTACTCACTGCGATCATCCTCGTCCCGTGGCAGGCGGGAAAGATCGTTCGGGAATGGACACACAGGGGAAAAGTCAACGTCACGTGCCCCCAGTGCGGTCTCGCCTACCACGACCGGGACGCGTCGCACTGCAAAGCGTGCGGTCACGTCATCTATCAGGAGTACGATTCGCGGCAGTAG
- a CDS encoding polysaccharide deacetylase yields the protein MPNATVCLCFDFDAVSGWIHGHGATDSPVKLSRGRYGPEVAAPRILDLLDRMDVPATWFTPGHTIESFPEICGEVHDCGHDVQHHGWHHTPPAKFAGREAERADFERGIETIRDLTGEKPTGYRSPSWDFSAHTLDILQELDFEWDSSLMGHDFEPYRVRELPTADPDEPYVAGEETDLLEFPVSWHRDDWPSLQFTPGRSGRPRADEEAVFDGWYEQFDWMYENVEDGVFTLTMHPQVTGQPPRLRYLEAFVESVRAKQGVEFALLNDVDRRIS from the coding sequence ATGCCCAACGCAACCGTCTGTTTGTGCTTCGACTTCGACGCAGTTTCGGGATGGATTCACGGCCACGGTGCGACCGATAGCCCGGTGAAACTCTCGCGTGGTCGCTACGGTCCGGAGGTCGCCGCGCCCCGAATCCTCGACCTGCTGGACCGAATGGACGTGCCCGCGACGTGGTTCACGCCGGGGCACACCATCGAGAGCTTCCCCGAAATCTGCGGCGAGGTACACGACTGCGGTCACGACGTCCAGCATCACGGCTGGCACCACACGCCGCCCGCAAAGTTCGCGGGCAGGGAGGCCGAGCGCGCCGACTTCGAGCGCGGCATCGAAACGATTCGGGACCTGACGGGCGAGAAACCGACCGGGTATCGATCACCGTCGTGGGACTTCTCGGCGCACACGCTCGATATCCTGCAGGAGTTGGATTTCGAGTGGGACTCCAGTCTGATGGGTCACGACTTCGAACCGTATCGTGTGCGCGAACTGCCGACTGCCGACCCCGATGAACCGTACGTGGCGGGCGAGGAGACCGACTTGCTGGAGTTTCCGGTGTCGTGGCACCGGGACGACTGGCCCTCGTTGCAGTTCACGCCCGGACGAAGCGGCAGGCCGCGGGCCGACGAGGAAGCCGTCTTCGACGGCTGGTACGAGCAGTTCGATTGGATGTACGAGAACGTCGAGGACGGCGTGTTCACGCTGACGATGCACCCGCAGGTGACTGGGCAACCGCCCCGACTTCGCTATCTGGAGGCGTTCGTGGAGTCCGTGCGCGCGAAGCAGGGCGTGGAGTTCGCGCTGTTGAACGATGTGGATCGGCGAATCTCATAA